ACCCCTTGAAAAGCTCAACGACGCCCAATTTGCTCTGATTGGGCGACTACAGTCCAATAAGGCTGGCAAGGCTGTCGGACTCTTCGCGGCAATACATTCCGTCGATTCGCTCCGCCTGGCCGAACGAATCAGCACGCTCATAGAACGTGCGTGCCGACCTGCTATGCCGATAGCAATCGAAATCAACACTGGCGATGCCGCCAAGGCAGGACTCAGTCCCGACTCTCCCGAATTAGAACAACTGCTGCGCGCAGCCGAACGACTGCCAGGGATAAGCATCAAGGGGCTGATGACAATCCCGCCGTTCACAGAGGATCCGGAAGGTGCCCGTCCCTATTTTCGACAACTACGGGAACTGCGCGACAGCATCACTGGGCGGAATTTGCCTGGAATCGGAACGGAACTGCTCTCCATGGGCATGTCGCACGATTTCGAAGTGGCGATTGAAGAGGGATCGACGTGCGTGCGCGTCGGTACAGCGATTTTTGGCGAGCGGGGCTGACCTGCTCGTGATCAGAATCCAACAATCGGGCGACGGCGTCACTTTCTCAGTAAAAGTTCATCCAAGAGCACGGCGCGAACGAATCTCCGGCGTACTTGGCGATGTGCTCAAGCTGGAGATCACTGCTCCGCCTCTGGAAGGCAAAGCAAATGACGCCTGTATCGATTTCTTCTCAGATTTTTTGAAAGTGCCGCGCTCCTCCGTTACCATAGCCGCCGGCCTCAAGAGTCGCAATAAAGTGATTCGGATCAGCGGCATCAGCCCAGCCGCCGTCGAGCAGGCATTCGCAACTGTACTGAAAACGCTTTAGGAACCGTGAGAGGAAGATCTGCGGTTGGCTTCACCTGATGACCCAATCATCCGATTACCCGATTAGTCAGCGCCTAAGGGACATCAAAGTTGGTTTTGAACGACCGTTTTGGGTCGCCAACATCACTGAACTCTTCGAGCGGCTTTCCTTTTACGCCGCATTCGCCTCACTGGCTCGCTACCTGCACGAAACCCTCATGTTCCCAGTGCAGCAGGCCAGCAGCCTTACTGGACTCTTCGGCGGTTTGGTATGGTTCTTAGCCGCATTTGGTGGAACGGTGGCCGACCGTCTCGGCTTTCGTCGAGCCCTTTCCGTCGCATATCTGATCCTGAGCTGCTCGTATTTTCTACTGGGATCGCTTGGCGCTCCCTGGCTCGCACCTGTACGCGAGCACATACCTCTCGTGGCTCTCGTGACATTTGTTCTCATTCTCCCCGCGCTGGGCATCGCCTTGGTAAAGCCGTCGATCGTAGGCACGACAGCGCGAGCTTCGAAGGATAACGTCCGCTCGATCGGCTACTCGATTTACTACACGCTAGTCAACGTAGGCGGCGCGGCCGGCCCATTGGTAGCTTCATGGGTGCATCAGCGAATGAGTGTCGAGAACGTTTTTCGTGTGGCGGCGCTGAGCGTCTTTTTGATGTTCTTCGCCGTATTGGTCTTCTTCCGCGAACCTCGGCAGCTAGGCGAGATTCAAGCCACTAGTCTGGGTGAGGTACTGAGAAACTTTTGGACTGTAGTCTCGAATCCACGCTTCATGCTTTTTTTGCTGATCTTTTCCGGCTATTGGATCGTCTATTGGCAGGAATTCATTATTCTGCCGCTCTACGTTCACGATTACATCAATCCAAAAACCGACACGGCATTGATGTTAAGTACTGGCCCACTAGTCGTGATCTTCCTCACCGTAGTCATCAATATCCTCACGCAAAAGATTCCTGCCTTCCGCGCGATCATTCTGGGTACGCTCATATCTGCGCTAGCCTGGATCGTGCTCATAGTCTTACCGTCGGTTCTTGGAGCCTACCTGACACTGGTCGTGGTCGCTCTGGGTGAAATCATTCAGTCGCCGCGATACTACGAATACATCTCCCGACTGGCACCTCCCGGACAGCAAGGGACCTACATGGGTTTTGCCTTTCTCCCCATCGGAATTGGTTCGTTCGTTGCAGGTGTATTTGGCGGAAAGTTGATCCACCACTTTGGTGAAGTCACACGCCAGCCTCAGGGAATCTGGTGGGCTGTCACCGGCGTGGGAGTTCTGACCGCACTTTTGTTGTGGGTGTACGACAGAACCTTAGCCCGCAGCGTCGCTTCGTCTGCCGGGGCCTAGCTATTCTCGCCGGATCCGCATGGTGCAGGTCTTGGCCTGCACTGAACTTATCGCCAGGCCCTGACGTAAGACGGATTCCCGCTTACAATGTAGGCAGGTTTCCCATGAGGATATTGGACATGTTTCAGGCCAGGCGAGCGTGGGTTCTTCTCTTGGCAGTGACTCTTGCCCACCTGCCAACTATTGCTTTTGCGGATGATAAGTTCTCGCATGTCGAATTTATCGTGGTGCGCGGCTATAACGGCAAACCCGTACGCAATGCCAGCGTTGTTCTTCATCCGGTAAACAAGGACGGGAAGCAATCCAAGAATGGCACGGAATTGAAGACTGACCCCGATGGAAAGGCCTCGCTGAATTATGTCCCCTATGGGAAAATGCGAATTCAGGCGATCGCTCCAGGCCTGCAGACGTACGGCGATGACATCGAAATCAGTCAACCGGAACATCAGATCACGATCAAGATGAATCGTCCGCAGGAGCAGTACAGCATCTACAAGTAGCTTTCGAAAACCATTACCTGCGAGTTGGATTAAAGATGAAACGGATTCTTCCGCTTATTTGTGTAGCACTGTTGGCAATCACAACATCGGCACAGTTCATGGACAAAGAGGTGCCTGCCTATCATCCGCTACCTCCCCCGAAAGGCGAGCAGTTAGCGCCCATAGCGTCTGCCACGCAGCTGGATCAGATGAACCTGAAGTACGATTTCCAGCGCCGCGCCTATCAGGCGGCGGCCAAGGTGCCGCGCGTTCTCTATCAGCTACCCTGCTACTGCTTCTGCGATCGCCATGCCGGACACAGCAGCCTGCGCACTTGTTTTGAGGGCGATCACGGCGCGCACTGCTCCACGTGCATGCAGGAAGCGTTCTACGCCTACGAAATGACGAAGAAAGGGAAAACTGCAAAGCAGATCCGTGAAGGCGTCATGCGCGGCGACTATAAGAACATCGACCTGAACGCTATGAACGGACCTCTGACCTAGCTGATTTGACGTAGCTTAAGAATACCGCGTATAAAAGCAAGTTTGCACCGAATGCGCCGGTTCGGTTGTGTGTTCGCTGCCGTGTTCACAGATAGCTCGATTTCCACAGCTAGTGCTCCTTCGTCCTAAGCGCTGGTGCGGAAATTGCACCGCCGGATGGACAACAGGGTGACAGAAAAACCTAAGAGTTCAGGACCTAAATCTAAGATAGAAAAGCCAGTTGGCCGCCAGTCCGGCCATGTGATTCAAATGCAGAAGGCATCCACCAGCAAAGCTCCTCCACCGCCCGACCCGAAATATACACAGGCTGTGCAAAACTACGAGTCAGGTTTGAAGGCCATCCAAGAGCGCAAGTTCGATAAGGCGAAGGGCCTGTTGGAGAAGGTGCTCGTTGGGCCGAGTAAGGAGCTGGCTGATCGCGCCCGCGTTCATCTCAACACCTGCAACCAACAACTCGCGCGCGGCACGACGTCGTTCAAGACTCTCGGAGAGCACTATGACTATGCCGTTTCCCTTGTCAATTCAGGTGAATATGAGCAAGCGCGAGAGCACATGGAGAAAATACTTAAGCAAAATCCCAAGGCCGACTTCGCGTTCTACGGCCTAGCCCTGCTGGATTGTCTGACCAACCGATCCGAAGATTGCCTGCGAAACCTCAATGATGCCATCAAACTAAACACTGCAAACCGCTTTCAAGCACGTAACGATCCTGACTTCAAGAACATGGCAGATGATCCTCGCTTTACCGAACTTCTATATCCAGAGGTTCCGCCCGAACCCGGACGCTGAAGCCCGTCCCGCCCGACACCATCGATCAAGACGCTGTGCCGAGTTCAAGGTTGAATTAGGATTGGACTGTGTCTCCCTCCAGTATCACTAAGAGCCGACCGGCGGACGAATCTACCGCACCCTCGGCGGAACGAGGCAAGGACAAGATGCAGCCTGGCACTCGTCCTCTCCGCGTGGTGGCGATTGGGGGCGGCACGGGACTCTCGACGCTTCTCCGAGGACTAAAGAAGTATGCACCGCATTCGAGTGCGATAGACGTTCAGCCGTCGACAACGACGAACAGCACTACCACGATCGGAGATCTTACAGCCGTCGTAACGGTGACAGACGATGGCGGTTCAAGCGGTCGGCTGCGCAAAGAGTTCAACATCTTACCCCCTGGAGACATCCGGAACTGTCTGGTTGCTCTTTCGGAAGACGAGGCGTTGCTCTCCCGGATCTTTCAGTATCGTTTTGAAACCGGCGGAGGACTCGAGGGTCATAACTTCGGAAATCTTTTTGTCACCGCGTTGACTGCTGTTACGGGAGACTTTGCCGAAGCCGTGCGGGAATCGTCGAAGATCCTGGCAACACGAGGCACGATCTTTCCTTCAACCATCGCAAACGTGCAGCTCGAGGCTCAGATGGATGATGGTTCGACGGTGTTTGGCGAGACGAACATTACCGCAAGCCGTCTCCACATTGTCCGTTTACGAATGGTGCCGGAGAACGCCAAACCTCTGCCGGAGACGCTGGAGGCGATATCCAAAGCCGACATGATCACCATAGGACCGGGCTCGTTATTCACAAGCCTAGTACCTAATTTATTGGTTCATGGAATTCCAGAGGCCATAGCGGCTTCCAGAGCCATCAAGGTTTATGTTTGCAACCTGATGACTCAGGCCAATGAAAGCCTGGGTTTGTCCGCCTCCGATCACATTCGCAAGCTCTATGAGCATGCAGGAGCCCCGATTTTTGATTATGCGGTCGTGAATACGGCGCCCATTAGTGAGTCGTTGCAAGCCAAATACGCCTTGGAAGGCGCGAGCCGCATCGTGGTGGACCGAGAAAAAATCGAAGGCCTGGGCGTGCGCTGCATTACAGGCAACTTTGTCGATGAGGGTAACGTGGTGCGGCATGCCACCGATCGAGTCGCCGCCGAGTTGTTGACGTTGGGCGTCAAGACCAGGACCGCGTAACTTATAGTCCCAATCAGATGAGAACATTCTTCGCGTTTCTAGTCCTAGTTCTGTCTCCTATTACGGCGGTTGCATCGACTGACACCGGTCTTCAGACCAAAATCGAAGCCCTCGCGGCTCAACATCGGGGAAAACTGACTCTGTATGCCGTGAACTTGAGGAGCGGTACATCGGTTGCGATCAATGCCGACACACCTGTCCCCACCGCTTCTGTAATCAAACTTCCCATTTTGGTCGAAGCGATGGAGCAGGTGAAATCCGGCAAGCACAAACTTTCCGACAAGCTCACGCTGCGGAAGGAGGACATCGTCCAAGGCTCCGGCATTTTGCAATTCTTCGACACGCCGCTCTCCATAACCTTGAAGGACGCGCTCACTTTCATGATCGTTGAAAGCGACAATACGGCCACGAACCTTGTGATCGATCAGATTGGTATCAAAAATGTGAATGACCGCGTCGCTTCCATGGGGCTGAAAGACACTTATCTCTACAAGAAAGTTTTCAAGCCCGCCGTGGGGCCGATGCCTCCGGACCAGAAGAAGTTTGGCTTGGGCAAGACGACTGCGAAAGAAATGGGCGAGGTAATGGAGAGTATTGTACGTTGCGATATAAAGGGTCCGGCGCTATGTGACGCGATGCTGTACATGCTGCGCAACCAGCAATACCGGAACCTTGTCCCCCACTACATTGAGACGTCCGACACTTCCGAAGGATTGTCGCTCATCGCCAACAAGACGGGTTCTTTAGACGAAGTTCGTAATGACGTCGCCGCAGTCTATTCCAAGAATGGACCGATTATTATTTCGGCTTTCACCTATGACAATCAGGACAAGAGCTGGAACAATGACAATGGCGCCGAGATGCTGGTCGCTCGCATCGCCCAACTCATCATGGAAGCATGGTCCCCGCAAGGACTCGCAAAGGAGATTCCGGGCGCAACTTCCGGTCCGTGATCGGGTTAATCGGGCGAGGTGCGTGTGCGGCAGCGAACAAAAAGTCGTATGATGTGCCGGACAAGCGGTCCTTGTTTCCCAAGGTGGCTCAACATGCGCGGTCTGATTTCTTCCCTGCTGCTCTGCACAACTCTTGGATTTGCCCAAAATTCGACGAACGAGCCTGCTCCCTCAAAGACACTTACCGTCCCCGCAGGACAGAAGCTGCTGATGCAGCTCAAGAGCGGCATAAACACGAAGACAGCCAAGCCTGGCGACGGCGTGTATATGGAAACCAACTTTCCTGTGAGCATCGACAACACAATGGCAATCCCGGCAGGCACCTATGTCCAGGGAGTGATCGACAACGTAAAGCGCTCTGGCCGTGTCAAAGGGCGCGCTGAAGTCTTATTTCATTTCACGACGCTGATCTTTCCCAGCGGCTATACGGTTTCAGTTCCCGGATCGGTAAACGACGTTCCTGGGGCTGACAACGGACGGGTCATCAACAAGGAAGGAAGCGTACAAGCCGATGGCAGCAAGGGCAAAGACGCGGGCACCATAGCCGGACCGGCGGCTGAAGGCGCAATCATCGGGGCGCTCGCACGTGGCGGGAAAGGGGCCCTGCTCGGTAGCGGTATCGGTGCCGTTGCCGGGATCGCCGAGGTGCTGTTTACTCGTGGCAACGAAATCAACTACCCCGCAGGAACTGCGGTTGAGATGGTCTTGCAGCGCCCGATCACCCTCGAACAACCCCGCATAAGTGAAGCCAAATCGGAGTATGTTCCGCGACCAGGTCCAACGCGATTGGAAAAACCCAAGCTGACACCGGAACCTTCCCCGCGCTGATTCCGACCGAGCAACCCCCGTGAGCAATCGGCCTTCACTGTAGTCCAAACACTGCATTCACGTGAGCAGTGACTCTGATCTTACTGGCCTGAAAATCCTCTGTGGGGGCAGGCGCTTTTGCCTCCATGCCTGCCATTGCGACTCGCGCATACGGCATGACTGGGATCGCCTGTTGCGTGTCCACTGCAGCCGACAATAGCGCCCCTAACTGTCTTCCGCTCGTCTTGGCCAATGTATCTGCGTAGGTTCGCGCACGCGAGTAGGCTTTGTCGATGGCCTTCTGCTTGGCTGAGTCGATTTCTTCCAGATCGTAGCTCATGTTCTGGCCTGTGATGCCGCCAAGACCAGCCAGCGCTTCGGTTACGGGACCAATCTTGTTGAAGTCCTTTAGCTTGATCGTCACGTTCGTACCGACGCGATATGCAACCACTTTCTGTTTCGGATTCTTGTAATCAATGATTGGATATGAACTGTAGCGCGAAAGCTCTACCGTTTTGGGATCCACACCGGCGCTGCGCAGAGCCTGGCGCATCTGCTCAGCGAGTCGGCTGGCGCTCTCGAATGCCGCCTGCGCGGTATTTTCCTGGGCTGAGAGCGAGCAGGTGATCACGGCGGTGTCTGGAGCTGACTCGAATTCTCCATCCGCCCCCACAGAAACCGAGTTCGGCAGGAATCCGGGACCACGACCTTCCTGCGCAAAAGCAGCAAAGCTTGCAAGCAATAGAACGACTATTGCAAATTTCAAAAGGACCTCCTATTGAGCTGAGGACTCAATCTTAGAACGTCGGACAGTCATCCGCTTGCAAGGCGTCGCTTACACTGTCGGAGTGACGGATCTACCCCAGACGCACGGCTTTGAGGTGATAGGCCAAGCCGTCCCCTGCGTCGTACGCCGGGGCCCTGGATATTCTGGACAACGCGCTCTGGCTATCCTCAATCACGGCTGCGAGCAAAAAGCGTTTCCCGGTGCAGCGTTCGCGGTCTTGCGCAATGGAAGTACCGTACTTCAGGGAGCCGTCGGAAGGTTCACGTATGACGAAACCTCTCAGGACGTGACGCTCACCACAATCTTCGACATTGCGTCAGTTACCAAGGTTCTGGCAACAACGTCGATGGCTATGCTGCTTTGTGAGCGCGGCAAGCTCAATTTGCAACAACGGGTATTAGAGTTCCTTCCCGAGTTTGAGCAGGCGGATAGGCGTCGTAGGCTGGTGACAATTGAGATGTTGCTGGCTCACTCGTCAGGATTGCCAGCCTACGTGAGACTCTTTGAGCGGACCGGAGATCGTCAGTCCCTGTTGCGTTTGGCGCTTGAAGTTCCCCTTGAACAAGATCCAGGAACCCATCCTGAGTACAGCGATATCGGATTCATCATTCTCGGTGAGTTGCTGGAACGGATTTCACGGGAGTCGCTGGATTCTTTCTGCTCGCGCGAGATCTTCGCTCTGTTGGGAATGCGATCGACCTGCTTTCGCCCGAAAGCGGAGCTACGAAGCAGCATTCCACCCACTCGCAACGATCAAGACTTTCGTCATCGCGTAGTTCAAGGCGAGGTCCATGATGAAAACGCAAGCGCGATGGGTGGTATCTCGGGACATGCAGGACTGTT
The genomic region above belongs to Terriglobales bacterium and contains:
- a CDS encoding carboxypeptidase-like regulatory domain-containing protein is translated as MRILDMFQARRAWVLLLAVTLAHLPTIAFADDKFSHVEFIVVRGYNGKPVRNASVVLHPVNKDGKQSKNGTELKTDPDGKASLNYVPYGKMRIQAIAPGLQTYGDDIEISQPEHQITIKMNRPQEQYSIYK
- a CDS encoding DUF167 domain-containing protein yields the protein MIRIQQSGDGVTFSVKVHPRARRERISGVLGDVLKLEITAPPLEGKANDACIDFFSDFLKVPRSSVTIAAGLKSRNKVIRISGISPAAVEQAFATVLKTL
- a CDS encoding gluconeogenesis factor YvcK family protein — translated: MSPSSITKSRPADESTAPSAERGKDKMQPGTRPLRVVAIGGGTGLSTLLRGLKKYAPHSSAIDVQPSTTTNSTTTIGDLTAVVTVTDDGGSSGRLRKEFNILPPGDIRNCLVALSEDEALLSRIFQYRFETGGGLEGHNFGNLFVTALTAVTGDFAEAVRESSKILATRGTIFPSTIANVQLEAQMDDGSTVFGETNITASRLHIVRLRMVPENAKPLPETLEAISKADMITIGPGSLFTSLVPNLLVHGIPEAIAASRAIKVYVCNLMTQANESLGLSASDHIRKLYEHAGAPIFDYAVVNTAPISESLQAKYALEGASRIVVDREKIEGLGVRCITGNFVDEGNVVRHATDRVAAELLTLGVKTRTA
- a CDS encoding MFS transporter; this translates as MTQSSDYPISQRLRDIKVGFERPFWVANITELFERLSFYAAFASLARYLHETLMFPVQQASSLTGLFGGLVWFLAAFGGTVADRLGFRRALSVAYLILSCSYFLLGSLGAPWLAPVREHIPLVALVTFVLILPALGIALVKPSIVGTTARASKDNVRSIGYSIYYTLVNVGGAAGPLVASWVHQRMSVENVFRVAALSVFLMFFAVLVFFREPRQLGEIQATSLGEVLRNFWTVVSNPRFMLFLLIFSGYWIVYWQEFIILPLYVHDYINPKTDTALMLSTGPLVVIFLTVVINILTQKIPAFRAIILGTLISALAWIVLIVLPSVLGAYLTLVVVALGEIIQSPRYYEYISRLAPPGQQGTYMGFAFLPIGIGSFVAGVFGGKLIHHFGEVTRQPQGIWWAVTGVGVLTALLLWVYDRTLARSVASSAGA
- a CDS encoding serine hydrolase domain-containing protein → MTDLPQTHGFEVIGQAVPCVVRRGPGYSGQRALAILNHGCEQKAFPGAAFAVLRNGSTVLQGAVGRFTYDETSQDVTLTTIFDIASVTKVLATTSMAMLLCERGKLNLQQRVLEFLPEFEQADRRRRLVTIEMLLAHSSGLPAYVRLFERTGDRQSLLRLALEVPLEQDPGTHPEYSDIGFIILGELLERISRESLDSFCSREIFALLGMRSTCFRPKAELRSSIPPTRNDQDFRHRVVQGEVHDENASAMGGISGHAGLFSNTTDLMRFSSSMLGLGTQLFRAETIDGFTRRRTTPSGTSRALGWDTPSSPSQSGKHFSPRSFGHLGYTGTSLWIDAERNIAIALLTNRTWPGNQSQLIKQVRPAFHDAVMEEMLKIS
- a CDS encoding YggS family pyridoxal phosphate-dependent enzyme — encoded protein: MVRLYDAVDASLLAVHMRSSTAIAENIASVHERIARAASRVGRSRTDITLMAVTKTQPVDNIIAAYESGIRSFGENRVQEFASKSEPLEKLNDAQFALIGRLQSNKAGKAVGLFAAIHSVDSLRLAERISTLIERACRPAMPIAIEINTGDAAKAGLSPDSPELEQLLRAAERLPGISIKGLMTIPPFTEDPEGARPYFRQLRELRDSITGRNLPGIGTELLSMGMSHDFEVAIEEGSTCVRVGTAIFGERG
- a CDS encoding CYCXC family (seleno)protein; this translates as MKRILPLICVALLAITTSAQFMDKEVPAYHPLPPPKGEQLAPIASATQLDQMNLKYDFQRRAYQAAAKVPRVLYQLPCYCFCDRHAGHSSLRTCFEGDHGAHCSTCMQEAFYAYEMTKKGKTAKQIREGVMRGDYKNIDLNAMNGPLT
- a CDS encoding serine hydrolase is translated as MRTFFAFLVLVLSPITAVASTDTGLQTKIEALAAQHRGKLTLYAVNLRSGTSVAINADTPVPTASVIKLPILVEAMEQVKSGKHKLSDKLTLRKEDIVQGSGILQFFDTPLSITLKDALTFMIVESDNTATNLVIDQIGIKNVNDRVASMGLKDTYLYKKVFKPAVGPMPPDQKKFGLGKTTAKEMGEVMESIVRCDIKGPALCDAMLYMLRNQQYRNLVPHYIETSDTSEGLSLIANKTGSLDEVRNDVAAVYSKNGPIIISAFTYDNQDKSWNNDNGAEMLVARIAQLIMEAWSPQGLAKEIPGATSGP
- a CDS encoding SIMPL domain-containing protein encodes the protein MKFAIVVLLLASFAAFAQEGRGPGFLPNSVSVGADGEFESAPDTAVITCSLSAQENTAQAAFESASRLAEQMRQALRSAGVDPKTVELSRYSSYPIIDYKNPKQKVVAYRVGTNVTIKLKDFNKIGPVTEALAGLGGITGQNMSYDLEEIDSAKQKAIDKAYSRARTYADTLAKTSGRQLGALLSAAVDTQQAIPVMPYARVAMAGMEAKAPAPTEDFQASKIRVTAHVNAVFGLQ